The DNA sequence AATATTGTAGCCACGCTTGCTCCCGCGCCTAGCAAAACGACATGGGGTCTGCTTTTATAATACTTTTCAAACTGATGGACTTTATCTTCAAAATCATCTGGTTCGCTTGATTTATATTCCTCAAACATTGAGTCTAGTTCTTCTTGACTTATTGGTTGTCCGCTATTTCCAATACAAGGATTATATAAAACCTCATCATCATCGATTTCAATTACGCCATTACTGATCCGACCTGTTGCAGCAAGTGTCTCATAAAAATCAACCATACCCTCTCCATCTAACAAGGGGCTTCCCATCATAAAATCTCTACATACTGCATCTTTTAATAACTTAACTTTATCTTCTTCACTTATTTCTTTCCATCTTTTGTTCTCAAATTTATTCATATTAATATCACCTCTCTACAAAAGCGGATTTGGTATTGAATTTAATCCGTTCAATTCATTATTTAAGATTTTTGTATATACCATAAAAATGAATCTTCAGTCATTCTTAATATCATCAGCGCATCTTCTTGAACCGGGTTGTCCTCTCCATGTGCTCCTAATCCAGACATTGCACTATATAAAGTTGCAAAAATTCTATATCTATTTGCCCCTTTATTTTTATCTAGCCAATACTTAAAAATCTTATTTTTCGTGCTTAGCTCTATACCATTCTCTACAATCTGCTCATCGGTAGCTTTCAAAATACCTTTTAAATAATCGGAATTATCACTATCAATTTTCGCGAAATATTTTTCGAAGGCAGTTCTGCAGTTATCGATGCAGCTTTTAAAATTTCCATTACTATAGGTTTCCAAGGCTTCGTTATAATGTCTTAATACCTCTGGGGAATTTCTTAACAGTTCTTTCCTCATAAGCGACATTTGTGATTGTCTCTCAATTTCCCCAATGGATAGGTATTGAATTGTATATGTATATCCTGCCTCGCCATAATCTACCTGAAGCTCATACCCTAATAATTCCAACCCATTTCTAATTTTATCTATAATTTCATCTTCAATTTCAGTACGTTGTAGTCTACGAAATATTTCATTTAAAAACGCATTAAGTAGTTCTTTATTGTCCTTAATCTCATTGCATACTTTCAACATACCCATTTCCGGATTAAAATGATCATTATCATTGCGGTATCCTCGATTAAAGCTATATGGATTAAAAAAATAACCATATTCCTCTATCAATGAAGATGCCCCAATACATCCAAGTATAAGCTCTAATAAACCATTTCCAGTCCTATGTGCAACACGCCTTATGGGTATGTCTAAAAAGCTGCACAATTGAGCTAAACTTTTATCTTCCTTACTATCCAATACAACACCCATATTTTTATCCTCCTGGTCTTATTTATTAGGCATCCGGTGACACTCATCCAGATATTTGTGAGCAAACGATATTAGTGTCAAAATATCTAAAGCCTTTGTCTCTTCTATCATCCAGTTAATTTTAGGAGTATGAGCTGCTGGGTTTCTTACCAAATGAAATATAGCTTCTAATAATTCTTTTACTCCAGTAAACTCACTTTTCTCACTATCTGTCTGCATAGAATTAAAAAAAAGATATGGATCACCTTTAGCAAATGCTTTTTGGAACAACTCACCACCATCTGAAGATAAACCAGTTATTTGGCGTACTCTCTCTGCAAGTCCTTTAGCCGCTTCAAACACTGCGTCATAGTAGTCTTTACGCAGATAATCTTTTATACAATATTTTTGTACCTCATTGTGAATTGCCCTATTATAAAGTTCCCGCTTTAGATGATTCATACGCCTATCTACTTCATCCAATGTTGTTGCCTGTTCTACATCAACGACTTTCCCTTCTTTACTAACAGATAGACCAGCCAATAATAACACTTTATTAGTTTCTTCTAAAAGATGAAGGTATTTTTCTCTATTACTTTGTACTGTAAAAGCAACGGGATTTAGCGCTTTGGCAATGAAGTCAAAGACTCGTTGAAGCGATTTATTGGTATTTATTTCATTCGCCAAACAATTATACAGCCAATCTCGTTTATTCAAGCCTAATGTATAGGTGTAACCATTACTAGACTTTCCATCATCAACCAAGGTTATTTGACTCTGTTGCAATAACCCAGACAATTCGCTTTTTGAAAACCCTTCACTGGTATGAGCTAAAACATCACACACTGCTTTTAATTGCTGTTGATCCAACATTTTTGCTGTCATTTAATCACCTCCATGTATTTAAAGTGAAAGTATATAATAAACAATTTAATAATTATATTTCTGTTTAAGTGTCAACTCATTCGCTTAATAATTAGCTCTAAAATCATTTAGCATCTTTTTCAAGATAAGTGCATTTGTATAATCTTTTTTAAAAGCACTCATCATATATCCCTCTATATTTGGAAAAAGAGGAAGTTTTCCTTCAAAATCGGAAGAATTATAGTCAGTATAATTTTCTTTCACAAACTTATCGAATCTTGCCTTCTCAAGCTCTGAATCAAAGATAAGAATGCACTCTAAGAAACGTCTCCTTGATGTTTGTTCCTCATCCATATCATCAGTAATATAGAACTTATGAACAATATACTCCATTGACTCTTTAATAAGATACTTATAACTAATATCCCAATTCATTCTGTTTCTATCTAACGATAATCCTGCTATTTTTGGAGTGGCCGTGAAATATCTACCCCCATCTAAGGCTGCCCCTCCCAAAGAATCTAATATTGTTTGATGATAATAGAGATTGATATCATACCAATGAGGACGACTATCATATTGCCCAAACAGATAGAACTCATATCCATCCCTGTTATCTGCAGCCGAGACCTGTTCTATTACGAATTCTGGTGCATACTTATAATACCTTCTTGATTCATCAGCCGAGTCAACCCAATCTGATGGACTTTGCAAATACAGAATGACACGTTCAAGTGCTGTAGCATCTATTCCAAAGCGCTTTTTCCAAAGCATTTCAATAATATTAATGTCAGCCGAAGAGTTTTTCGGTGTATTAGTATCCATAATGCGAACATATATGTTGTTTGCAAAAACTCCCTGATATTGCTCCGTCAAATAATACGGAGTATTGCGATCATTATGTATGATTATTACATCAATAGTTTTTTCAGATAAGAGAATTGATTGAACTGTAACAGTGGGTCTGATTCCACCAGCGAATTTTTTATCACGCAAAAAAGATACTAAATCTTGTGTTTTCTTCCGGTGAGAATCATCTACGATGTCTTGTATTTCATAGTCTCTTTCTTCATCAACACCGATAATAATCAAGCCATCTTTGCTTGATAAATTATTCGCCATGCAAATAATATCATGCAGAAGATCAGCCTTATTGCCATACCATTCCCGTTTAAAATCCCAATGATCACCTTCTTGTTTCAAGGAGATTAAGCTGTCGACCTGCTCAGTTAAATCTTGTATATTCATGGAACATCTCCTTAGGTTTACTTTATCGCTATCTCATGGTATTCGCAACCACCATAGGATCGTACGATTTTAAACTCCATTCATCACTTTCGCATTCAAAATACAAACCATTGATATTTGCTATTTCCCGAAAAGGCAATTCCTCTATTGATTCTACTTTTTCATAAAAATATCCGTCACTTGAAGATAGAAATAATTCACCACCATTTTCGCGAAGGTATAATTTATCAGGGAGGTTCGCTTTTTTCCATGTGAAAGTTGGGAAAGATATCTTTCTAGGTAATTGTTCTCTTGCAGACTCTGAAAGCAATTCAATCCACACTTTGACTCCATCTGAAATAGCTATCTCCTGAAAAGGAAAGTCTAATAAAATCTGTTTAATTTCTGAAATATCTTTATCCATAAAAATTTCAAAAGAAGAAAGTTCTAGTGCAGCACTTCTAGAGCGCACACCAGCCATATATATGTTTGCTGCTGCTAAATTTGGTAAGCCAAGTTCAACGAACATTGCAAGTGATGCATATGCTTGGACAATATTTTCTTCAGACTCAGAGTCAAACATTTGAGAGATCGCATGAATAATCCATGGCAATGTAAAACCATAGTAATCTTTAGAAATTTTATCCGCTCCTGGTTCTAATTCTACTATTTTAACAAGAGGAGCCCCATAAATCCAGTGACAACGTACCCTATCTAAAACCATCTGATTTGGTACTGTATCCATCAAAGTATGTGCATTCTCATTGCTCCAGATCTCGATTTCTCGGATAGTACTGTCAATTATTTTATTATGAGTACCATCATCTCCAAAAGATTGAATAAATGCTAAAATAAGTGTTCTGAAATAATCAGTATTTTCAAATATCATCTTAGATATCGAAAGAGGGACCCCTGATGCAATGAGTTTTTTCCTGACAGATTTATTTGGTATCCGGTTCAATAGTGCCGTAGTCCTAGCGCGTAACAGATCTATATAACTCTCTTCATCCTTAACTTCCGCTTGGATAAGTGCTAACGATTTTCTAAAAACATCATCAATCCAGTCAACCTCATCATCTTCATTAAAATCTTCATGCATTGCAAGTAGTTCATCATCTAAATAATCAAAAATCACATTCAATGATTCAATATATTTTTCATTGATATCTGTATCTACAAAGTCATTTGCAATAGCTTCAACAAGCAAATTAAAATCAGTATTTGTTTGTCTAGAAACTTGACAAAGATATCTTAACGCAACAAGTATACCACTTTGTACCTTTTCCATATTTTGATTATTAAAATAACTATGAGCAAGTCTTCTATTTTTATCTATTTGCCATTGTTCTTCAGTGGTATCAATAGCATAAAGAATTTTTCCTTCAACATCAGAAAAAGCACGTCCAGCTCTCCCACAAATATTCCAAAAGTCTCTTATACTAATTGTTTCATTGGAATAATAGGGTGTGGATACAATTACAGTTGATATTCCAACATTTACCCCTTGCCCAAGTGTAGATGAAGCTATAATTATTAAAGGGGGCTTAGAGCGCATAAGCTTTTCTATAGCAATACGTACAAGTGTTGGAAGGCGATTATTATGGCAAATAACCCCCTTCTTCGCAGCAACTAAAACAATATCGTCATCACTAAGTTCTTCAGTACATACACTTTCAAAAACATTCCACAAAGAATGATCCCATGGGTAATCTTTCGGTTGATTCCCCAGCGCTAAAAGTACACTTGCAGCCAGTCCTTCGATTGAATTTGCTCTTGCAGAATATATCATAACTGTTCCCGTTTGGGCTAATCGAACTGCTGTAGCAGCAACAGCTTCTTTTTTGTTTTTTGGAAATGGAGTTCTTCTAGTCCCAAATCCCAATGGTTTTTTCTGTATAAAATTAGGGTTAAATGGTTTGTCAGCGCCGATGATAAAATGAAGGAAAGTGCCAATTAAAAAATGCAGTTTTCTGGCGGATAGGGATGACATATGATACACTTTTTTCTGTCTGTAAAAAGCAGATAGAAAGGGTGGCAAAATGGAAGGAGAC is a window from the Oscillospiraceae bacterium MB08-C2-2 genome containing:
- a CDS encoding TIGR02391 family protein, producing the protein MTAKMLDQQQLKAVCDVLAHTSEGFSKSELSGLLQQSQITLVDDGKSSNGYTYTLGLNKRDWLYNCLANEINTNKSLQRVFDFIAKALNPVAFTVQSNREKYLHLLEETNKVLLLAGLSVSKEGKVVDVEQATTLDEVDRRMNHLKRELYNRAIHNEVQKYCIKDYLRKDYYDAVFEAAKGLAERVRQITGLSSDGGELFQKAFAKGDPYLFFNSMQTDSEKSEFTGVKELLEAIFHLVRNPAAHTPKINWMIEETKALDILTLISFAHKYLDECHRMPNK
- a CDS encoding ATP-binding protein codes for the protein MNIQDLTEQVDSLISLKQEGDHWDFKREWYGNKADLLHDIICMANNLSSKDGLIIIGVDEERDYEIQDIVDDSHRKKTQDLVSFLRDKKFAGGIRPTVTVQSILLSEKTIDVIIIHNDRNTPYYLTEQYQGVFANNIYVRIMDTNTPKNSSADINIIEMLWKKRFGIDATALERVILYLQSPSDWVDSADESRRYYKYAPEFVIEQVSAADNRDGYEFYLFGQYDSRPHWYDINLYYHQTILDSLGGAALDGGRYFTATPKIAGLSLDRNRMNWDISYKYLIKESMEYIVHKFYITDDMDEEQTSRRRFLECILIFDSELEKARFDKFVKENYTDYNSSDFEGKLPLFPNIEGYMMSAFKKDYTNALILKKMLNDFRANY